TGGAAAAGATCGCCTGATGACCCAAATGTACCCCGTCAAAAGTTCCGATGGTTACGATGGGACGATTTACATTTTTAAAGTCCTTTATGCATTGATAAACTTTCAATTTCTTCTTTTTTAACCCAACAGTTTTTGTTTCAACAAAAATTCAGCAATTTGCACAGCATTGGTAGCCGCGCCTTTTCTTAAATTGTCAGCAACTACCCATAAATTTATCCCGTTTTCAATGGAAGGATCCCGACGGATACGTCCAACAAAAACTTCATCTTTTTCATGGGCATACACCGGCATGGGATACAGGTTTTTTTCCGGATCATCCAAAACCACAAGCCCCGACATCTCTTTTAGCAGGAAACGTACTTCATCCATGCGAAATGGCTTTCTCAACTCCAAATTTATGGATTCGGAATGTCCGCCGATTACCGGCACCCTGACCGCTGTTGCTGATACAGCAATGGTTTCGTCTCCCAGAATTTTCCGGGTTTCATTCACCAGTTTTTCTTCTTCAGTAGTATAGCCGTTATCTAAAAAGTCTCCGGCATGAGGAAGCGTATTCAGGTCAATAACATGCGGATAAATTTTTTCTCCATTCCGGTTTTGCCGTTCGCTCATGAGCTGGTCCACGCCTTTTTTTCCGCTTCCGCTGACCGATTGGTAAGTGGAAACCACAATGCGGCGAATGCCGAATTTGCGGTGAAGCGGAGCAATAGCCATCAACATCTGAATGGTCGAACAGTTAGGATTAGCAATAATTTTATCGGTTTTTCGAAGCACATTTCCGTTGATTTCCGGAACAATCAGCG
The sequence above is drawn from the Candidatus Sulfidibacterium hydrothermale genome and encodes:
- a CDS encoding aspartate-semialdehyde dehydrogenase; this translates as MKVAIVGATGLVGRKMIQVLEERNFPLTRLYAVASEKSEGKKVPFKQSEIEVITPEKAVKARPDIALFSAGASVSRQWAPQFAAEGTIVIDNSSAWRMDPDKPLIVPEINGNVLRKTDKIIANPNCSTIQMLMAIAPLHRKFGIRRIVVSTYQSVSGSGKKGVDQLMSERQNRNGEKIYPHVIDLNTLPHAGDFLDNGYTTEEEKLVNETRKILGDETIAVSATAVRVPVIGGHSESINLELRKPFRMDEVRFLLKEMSGLVVLDDPEKNLYPMPVYAHEKDEVFVGRIRRDPSIENGINLWVVADNLRKGAATNAVQIAEFLLKQKLLG